CGGTTCGCTGGAGCCCTTCACCGCGTCGGCGCCGACCACGTTCGCGTCGACGATGCGGTTGTACTGTGCCGTGCCGCTGACATCCATGCAGTAATCGGTGGCGCTGAGCGCGCGGTACGGCAGCGCAGTGGCCGCGTGCGCGGCGTAGCCGAACGCCTCGCCGATGCGGAATACGCCGGCCGGGCTGCGGCCGTCGCCTTCGCGCTTGAGCGGCCCGCCATGCTGCGGCGCGTTCAGGCCCAGGCCCCAGGCGGCGCCGCTCTTGCCGATGGTCACCGGCACGGCGGCGCGCACTTCACGCCAGCCGTCGCCGTCGCGCGCGAAGGTGCGCAGGGTGCCATGGTTCGCGTTCCAGCCGGCGGTGGTGACCAGCACCAGCTGGCGGGCGTCGTGCCAGGGCGTGGTCGCCGCGCCGGCGTGCGCGGCTCCGGCAAGCGTGATGGCAAACATCAGCGGGGCAAGGGTGCGGCGGCGAACAGTCATCAGCTTTCCATCCAATAGGTGAGCGTCACGCAACAAGTGTGGGAGTCCGCCAGGGAATGTTGTTCCTGCCCCGATTCCCGATTCCCGTAGCTAGGGCTCCAGCATCAGCTGGATGCGGTCGAGGTTGGCCAGCAGTTGCGCGTGGCGATCGTCGTGGCCTTCGCACAGTTGCACGAACACGCCGTCGAGCAGGTGCTGCAGCGCCGATTGGTACAGCAGCGGCTGGACGTACGGCAGCTCGTCGTGCGCGGATACCACCAGGGCAAGGTCGGCCAGCGCGCGCAGCGGGTTGGCGGTGTGCCGCGTCACCGTGATCACCTGGCCGCGGCGCTCGCGGAAGTAGCGTGCGATCTTGCACAGCGCCGGATGGTTGCCGTGCTCGGAGAACACCAGCAGCACGTCGCCGGCGCTGGCCGCGGAGACGTTCGCGGTCATCCGCGCGGTGTCGAAGTTGTGCACGGTGAGGATGCCCAGCAGCGACAGCTTCAGCGCGAAGCCGCGCGCGTGGATGTCGTCCTCGCCCAACCCGATGATGAACACCTTGCCGGCACGGCCGGCCTGCTCGATCGCGTCCGCCACGGCGTGGAGGGTTTCCGGCGGGTTGATCAGCCGGGTCGCTTCCTCGGCCTCGGACTTGCGCCGCCACAGGTTGCCGGCGGACGCCCCGCCGCCTTCGCCGCCGCTCGCCTCCGCGACCTGCGGCGTGTCGCCGTTGTCGGCACGCGCGATCGCCTCGCCGACCGAATACTTCAGGTCCGGATAACCCTTGAAGCCCAGCTTCTGGGTGAACTTGACCACGCTGGACTGGCTGATCCCCAGCGCGTTGGCCAGTTGCTGCGAGGAGTAGTCGCGCAGCAGCTGCGCGTTCTCCAGGATGAAGTCGGCGATGCGCCGCTCCACTGCCGACATCTGGTCGCGTTCCGAACGGATTTTGACCAGCGGCGACATCAGGCTTCGATCCTCTCCAATCCGCGGATCTCGCGGATGCCTAGTCCGGGGGCGTCCGTCACCGAGATTTCCGACTCGTTGAAGATTACCCCACCGTCGACCGGATTGAACTGGCACAGCGACGGGCCGTCCAGGTCGATCTTGGTGATCACGTTCGACTTCGCCACCGCCACGTGCACCGCCGCGGCCACGCTGATGCTGGTTTCCAGCATGCAGCCGATCATGCACTCGATGCCGTGCATGCCGGCGATGTCGGCGATGCGGATCGCGTTGGAGATGCCGCCGGTCTTCATCAGCTTGATGTTGATGATGTCGGCCGCGCGCAGGCGGATCAGCTCGATCACCTCCATCGGGCCGAACACGCTCTCGTCGGCCATCACCGGCGTGTGCACGCGCTCGGTGACGTAGCGCATGCCGGCCAGGTCGCGCGCCTTCACCGGCTGCTCGATCAGCTCCAGCTTGATGCCGGCATCCTCCAGCGTCTGCAGCGCGTACACCGCCTGCTTGGCGGTCCAGCCCTGGTTCGCGTCCAGCCGCAGCAGCGCGCGCCCTTCCACCGCGGCGTAGATCGCCTTGACCCGCTCGATGTCGACGCCGATGTCCTTGCCCACCTTGATCTTCAGCGACTCGAAACCGCGTTCCACCGCGGAGACCGAGTCGGCCACCATCTTGTCGATGTAGTCGACGCTGATGGTGATGTCGGTGGTGATCACCGGGTCGCCGCCGCCGAGAAGCTTGTACAGCGGCGCGCTGTAGAGCTGGCCCCACAGGTCGTACACCGCGATCTCCACCGCCGCCTTGGCGCTGGTGTTCTTCTCCATCGAGGACTGGATCAGCTGGGTGAGGTGGTTGAGGTCGGCGATGTCCTGGCCGATCAGCCGCGGCGAGATGTAGTGGCGGATCGCGTCGATGATCGAGCCGTGGGTATCGCCGGTGATTACCGCAGTGGCCGGCGCCTCGCCGTAACCGACCTGGCCCGAGTCGGTATGCACCATCACCACGATGTCCTCCACCATGTTGACCGTGCGCAGCGCCGTCTTGAACGGGGTCTTCAGCGGCACCCGCAGCATGCCGAACTGGATGTCGGTGATTTTCATGGGCAAGCCTTCATGGAATCTGTGTCCTTTTTCTTCTTGGTGCAGGCGCGCTCAGTGGCGGATGCGCACGATGCTGGTCATGCGGTCGACAAAGGTCTGCTTGTCGTTGAACAGCATCGGCAGCAGCGGGGTCACCGATACCGCATTGAGCTTCACGTGCGCCTTGCTGCCGTCGGCCTTGCGGTAACTCATGCCGCCCACGTCGTGGATCACGTACGGCTGGCCGTGCAGCTGGCCGATCACCATCATCACGTGGCCGGGGATATAGACCAGATCGCCCACCTGCAGTGCGTGCGCGGCCTTGATGCGCGCCTCGCGACTGTCCTTGTCGGTGAACAGCCGATGCTCCAGCGCCGGACTGATCGACTGCTTGCTGGTGTCGCGCGGCATCTGCACGCCCATGCTGCGATACACGTCGGATACAAAGCCGCTGCAATCGCGGCCATCGTACGAATGACCCCAACCGTAGCGCTCGCCGAGGAACTTGAAGGCCTGGCGGATGATGTTGGCCGGGGTGAGCGGCAGATAGTCGCTGGCGGTATCGGTGTTCTTCTGCAGCAGCGCGGGCGAGAACTGCAACTTGCCGGCCGCATCGCGCCACGGCAGTTCCAGCGTGTACGCGGCGTATGCCGTCTGCCCGTTCACCGGCTGATCCGGCGCCAGGCCACTGGCCAGTGGCACGCGCGTGCTCATGTCCAGTTGCAGCTGCGACACCTCGGGACGCTCGCGGGTGAACACCGTGCGTTCGCTGGCCCCGGTGATCACCCGGTACGGCGCCTTGTCGGCGTAACCGAAGACCTGCGCCGCACTGCCTTCGGCCACATTCTCCTTCCTCGTCCACGCGGCATAGCGCGGGCTCAGCACGAACAGCCACTGGCCGTCGGCACTGGCATGCGTGATCACCACCGGCACGCCGGGGAATTCGGCGGTCTCCTGGAAGCGGTCGATGTCGGTGTCGCCTTTCGAGCTGAACACGCGCAGGTCCGTCGGAAACGCGCGGAACGCGGCACGCTGCACGATCAGCCCGTAGCGCGCGGGCTGGCTGGCCGGGATCTTGTCCAGGGCAAGATCAGCCGCCATCGCATCGAACGTCGCTGACGGCACCGGCTTGCCCTCGACGTCGTACAGTTGGCGCGTGGGCCGTTCCGAAATCGCGTTGATCCAGCCACTGACCTGCTCGCGGGAGAGCGTGGCCGGCAACTTGCGCAGGTCGTGCATCGACGGATCGAGCTGCAGCAGCTTCGCGTTCTGCGCCTCGATCACGGCGCGGTCGAGGATCACCCGATCGGGCTCGGCTTGCAGGCCGATCCAGAACGCGGGAGTGAGCTGTGCCTCGCCGACGCCGAGCACGCCGGATGGCGGCACGGTCAACGCATCGTTCGCCTCGCGCGCCTGCAGCGGTGCGCCGGCGAAGGCGAGCGCAAGCGCGGTGGCAGCAAGCAGGGGAAATCGCATCGTCTTGGTCCTATGTTGAAGCTGCATCAGGTGGCCGCCAACGTGGACAGGATCGTCGCCACTAGCAGGCCGAAACCGGTGCCCAGGATGTAGCCGAGCAGGGCCAGCAGGATACCGACCGGCACCAGCGCGGCCGAATAGCTGGCCGCCAGGATCGGCGTGGCCGCCACGCCGCCAATATGCGCCAGCGAGGAGATCCCGCACAGGTACAGGTCGAAGCGGAAAAGTTTGGCGCAGCCGATCAGCAGCACCGCGTGGATCGCGATGATGGTGACGCCGCACAACAGGTACAGCGGCGCCGCGGCGATGCCCTGGAAGTTGCTCTGCGAGGCCAGCACCGCCACCACGCTGATCAGCATGGCACTGGAGATCGTGCTGGCGCCCGGAAACTCCGCCAGCGGCGTGTGCGCCACCACCAGGCCGAAACCGGTGGCCAGCAGGATGGTCCAGGTGGTCGCGCTGATCATGCCGGAAACCGGCAGCCAGCCGGCCAGCCAGCCCGACACCGCCGCCACCGCCAGCGCCATGCCCAGCCACAGCAGCACGCTGTCGTAGGTGGTCGGCGCTTTGGCCTTCACCGGCGCCAGCGGGATGTCGCCGCTGGATTTCGCCCGGGTCCAGCGGTTGAACGCCGGCGCCAGCCGCGCCACCGAGAACAGCACCACCACCCACATCGAATAGCCCAGCGCATCGGTCAGCAGCGACATCGCCAGGTAGGTGTCGGACATGCCGATCGCCTGCTTCACCGCGATCATGTTCGCGGTGCCGCCGACCCAGCTGCCGGAGAGCGCGGCCAGCGGCTGCCAGTCGTTGCCGGGCAGCCAGTGGCGATAGATCAGGTAGGTGCCGATGAAGGCCACGAACAGGCTCAGCGAGGTGCAGGCGAACACGCCCAGTACGCGCGGGCCGAGCCGCCAGATCGCGCGCAGGTCGCAGTTGATCATCAGCAGGAACAGCAGGGCCGGCACCATGTGCGAGACCAGCATCGACTGCGCCGCCTTGATCTCCGCGTTGACCTGCCACAGCCCGGAAACCGCCAGCGCGGTGACCAGCAGGTAGGTCAGCACGATCGGCGGCAACACCGAAAACACCTTCCAGCCGAAGCGGCGTTCCATTGCCGGAAACAAACCGGCGACCAGCAACATCAGCGCCAGGTAGGGCCAGACCGTGTGGATCACATGCATCCCCTCGTGGATCGTTCGCGGGCATTCGCAGGCTGGCTGGTTTCCACCATCAAGGAATAGCTGATTCTTATCGACTTCGATTGAAGCATAAATTATTGACCGGCATTTGCAAGCGTGTTACACAGCGGTTTCAGGGGATTCGTTGCGGGGATGTTTGTCGATGGATACGTTGCCACCGGTCGCACCCAAAGTACGCCGCCATGTGCGCGGCTTGCGCGTCGCCGTGTCCCTGCTCGCCCTGCTGCTCGCCGCACCGCTTGCCTTCGCCGGCAACGGCAGCGACGGCAAGGCGGTCACCCCCATCATCGCCCAGATCGACGCCGGCCACTTCAAGGCGGCCGACGCGGCGATCACCAGCGCCCTGGCACAGCCCGGGCTGTCCGCCGACACGCGCCATGCGCTCGCGTTCCAGCGCGAGCGCATGCGCCGCATCCTGCTCGACTTCACCCTGAGCGCCGACGACGTCAAGGCACGCGTGCGCAAGCAGATCCCCGACCTCAGCGACGCCGAGTTCGCGAAGTGGAACGCGGCCGGCCTGTTCGAGCACCAGGTCATCGACGGCAGGACGCTGTACTTCAAGCGTTCGCCCGGCAACCTGTTCCGGCTCAGCCCCGAGGCAGTGGCGCGGCGCGCCGTGCAAACGCCGATCGGCGACGGCCCGATGGAGTCGCTGAACGACCACCAGCGCGCGATCTACAAGGCCGCGCTGGCCGAACACCGCAGCAGCGTGCTGCCGCGCCGCCTGCGCATGACGCAGACGCTGACCGTCGACGCCGACGCCGTGCCCGCCGGCGAGACCGTGCGCGCGTGGATTCCGTATCCGCGCGCGGTGCCGAGCCAGCAGGAAGACATACGCTACGTCGCCAGCGTGCCGGCAAAGCACCAGATCGCGCCCGAATCGGCCATGCAGCGCACGGTATATCTGGAGAAACCCGCGGTGGCCGGCCAGAAGACGGTGTTCTCGGTCACCTACGAGCTGACCCTGTCCGCGCAATACCACGCGATCGACCCGGGCAAGGTCCAGGCGGAAACCATCACGCCGGAGCTGGCCCCGTTCGTGGCCGAGCGCGCGCCGCACATCGTGTTCACCGACGCCATGCGCAAGTTCTCGCACGACGCGGTCGGCGACGAGAAAAATCCCTATCGCATCGCGCAGAAACTGTTCGCCGCGGTCGACCGCATCCCCTGGGCCGGCGCGCGCGAGTACTCGACGATCTCCAACATCAGCGACTACGCGCTGCACGCCGGCCACGCCGACTGCGGCCAGCAGACCCTGCTGCTGATGACCCTGCTGCGCCTCAACGGCATCCCCACGCGCTGGCAGTCGGGCATGGTGTATTCCGACGACGGCAGCCGCTACAGCAACATCCACGACTGGGGCTACCTGTACCTGGCGCCGTACGGCTGGGTGCCGATGGACGTCACCA
This window of the Rhodanobacter soli genome carries:
- a CDS encoding L,D-transpeptidase family protein, which translates into the protein MTVRRRTLAPLMFAITLAGAAHAGAATTPWHDARQLVLVTTAGWNANHGTLRTFARDGDGWREVRAAVPVTIGKSGAAWGLGLNAPQHGGPLKREGDGRSPAGVFRIGEAFGYAAHAATALPYRALSATDYCMDVSGTAQYNRIVDANVVGADAVKGSSEPMRRDLHANGDQRYRLGFVIEHNAQAAPQGGSCIFAHLWKSPTDATTGCTAMTPAVMESLLAWLKPQQHPVFVLLPQAEYERLRADWQLPALAAADAAQ
- a CDS encoding MurR/RpiR family transcriptional regulator, coding for MSPLVKIRSERDQMSAVERRIADFILENAQLLRDYSSQQLANALGISQSSVVKFTQKLGFKGYPDLKYSVGEAIARADNGDTPQVAEASGGEGGGASAGNLWRRKSEAEEATRLINPPETLHAVADAIEQAGRAGKVFIIGLGEDDIHARGFALKLSLLGILTVHNFDTARMTANVSAASAGDVLLVFSEHGNHPALCKIARYFRERRGQVITVTRHTANPLRALADLALVVSAHDELPYVQPLLYQSALQHLLDGVFVQLCEGHDDRHAQLLANLDRIQLMLEP
- a CDS encoding dipeptide epimerase, with protein sequence MKITDIQFGMLRVPLKTPFKTALRTVNMVEDIVVMVHTDSGQVGYGEAPATAVITGDTHGSIIDAIRHYISPRLIGQDIADLNHLTQLIQSSMEKNTSAKAAVEIAVYDLWGQLYSAPLYKLLGGGDPVITTDITISVDYIDKMVADSVSAVERGFESLKIKVGKDIGVDIERVKAIYAAVEGRALLRLDANQGWTAKQAVYALQTLEDAGIKLELIEQPVKARDLAGMRYVTERVHTPVMADESVFGPMEVIELIRLRAADIINIKLMKTGGISNAIRIADIAGMHGIECMIGCMLETSISVAAAVHVAVAKSNVITKIDLDGPSLCQFNPVDGGVIFNESEISVTDAPGLGIREIRGLERIEA
- a CDS encoding SH3 domain-containing protein — its product is MRFPLLAATALALAFAGAPLQAREANDALTVPPSGVLGVGEAQLTPAFWIGLQAEPDRVILDRAVIEAQNAKLLQLDPSMHDLRKLPATLSREQVSGWINAISERPTRQLYDVEGKPVPSATFDAMAADLALDKIPASQPARYGLIVQRAAFRAFPTDLRVFSSKGDTDIDRFQETAEFPGVPVVITHASADGQWLFVLSPRYAAWTRKENVAEGSAAQVFGYADKAPYRVITGASERTVFTRERPEVSQLQLDMSTRVPLASGLAPDQPVNGQTAYAAYTLELPWRDAAGKLQFSPALLQKNTDTASDYLPLTPANIIRQAFKFLGERYGWGHSYDGRDCSGFVSDVYRSMGVQMPRDTSKQSISPALEHRLFTDKDSREARIKAAHALQVGDLVYIPGHVMMVIGQLHGQPYVIHDVGGMSYRKADGSKAHVKLNAVSVTPLLPMLFNDKQTFVDRMTSIVRIRH
- a CDS encoding DUF819 family protein — encoded protein: MHVIHTVWPYLALMLLVAGLFPAMERRFGWKVFSVLPPIVLTYLLVTALAVSGLWQVNAEIKAAQSMLVSHMVPALLFLLMINCDLRAIWRLGPRVLGVFACTSLSLFVAFIGTYLIYRHWLPGNDWQPLAALSGSWVGGTANMIAVKQAIGMSDTYLAMSLLTDALGYSMWVVVLFSVARLAPAFNRWTRAKSSGDIPLAPVKAKAPTTYDSVLLWLGMALAVAAVSGWLAGWLPVSGMISATTWTILLATGFGLVVAHTPLAEFPGASTISSAMLISVVAVLASQSNFQGIAAAPLYLLCGVTIIAIHAVLLIGCAKLFRFDLYLCGISSLAHIGGVAATPILAASYSAALVPVGILLALLGYILGTGFGLLVATILSTLAAT
- a CDS encoding transglutaminase-like domain-containing protein, translated to MDTLPPVAPKVRRHVRGLRVAVSLLALLLAAPLAFAGNGSDGKAVTPIIAQIDAGHFKAADAAITSALAQPGLSADTRHALAFQRERMRRILLDFTLSADDVKARVRKQIPDLSDAEFAKWNAAGLFEHQVIDGRTLYFKRSPGNLFRLSPEAVARRAVQTPIGDGPMESLNDHQRAIYKAALAEHRSSVLPRRLRMTQTLTVDADAVPAGETVRAWIPYPRAVPSQQEDIRYVASVPAKHQIAPESAMQRTVYLEKPAVAGQKTVFSVTYELTLSAQYHAIDPGKVQAETITPELAPFVAERAPHIVFTDAMRKFSHDAVGDEKNPYRIAQKLFAAVDRIPWAGAREYSTISNISDYALHAGHADCGQQTLLLMTLLRLNGIPTRWQSGMVYSDDGSRYSNIHDWGYLYLAPYGWVPMDVTTGRLQPGPGDDKALEWFYLGGLDNYRIAFNDDFGRRFQPPKQHFRSDDVDSQRGEAEWRGGNIYFDQLGYDFDWQVLPATHGRSGK